In one window of Methanolobus mangrovi DNA:
- a CDS encoding 30S ribosomal protein S17e, with product MGNIRQTNIKRISIRLVEKHGDVFTTDFDKNKPLVSKYTTIESKVIRNRVAGYVTRKMTYKPQQ from the coding sequence ATGGGAAATATTAGACAAACCAACATCAAGAGAATTTCAATTCGCTTAGTAGAAAAGCACGGTGACGTATTTACAACTGACTTCGATAAGAACAAGCCACTTGTGTCAAAGTACACTACAATCGAGAGTAAGGTTATTAGAAACCGTGTAGCTGGTTACGTTACAAGAAAGATGACATACAAACCACAGCAGTAA
- the dapB gene encoding 4-hydroxy-tetrahydrodipicolinate reductase, which translates to MINAGVTGASGRMGKLIIENILRSEDVCLTSAFDLANIGKDVGEVAQIGTLNVPISDVSDMESVLKETGTQVLIDFTIANATVVNAPRAAASGVSLVIGTTGFTPEQKKAIEDSIVENNVAGIISPNYSVGVNVFFRILKEAAKYLSDTDIEIIEAHHNQKKDAPSGTAKGAAEVISDVLGGKDYVYGREGLAPRGKEIGIHAVRGGDIVGDHTVLFAGDGERIEIKHQAHSRQAFAGGAVKAAAWIGSAGPGIYTMQDILGL; encoded by the coding sequence ATGATAAACGCTGGAGTTACAGGTGCCTCTGGAAGAATGGGTAAACTCATTATTGAAAACATACTCCGGTCTGAAGATGTATGCTTAACATCAGCTTTCGATCTTGCTAACATTGGTAAAGATGTAGGTGAAGTCGCCCAGATAGGTACTTTGAATGTACCAATATCTGATGTAAGTGACATGGAATCCGTTCTAAAGGAAACCGGAACTCAGGTGCTCATCGATTTTACAATTGCAAATGCTACAGTTGTCAATGCTCCGCGGGCGGCAGCATCCGGCGTGAGTCTTGTAATAGGCACGACCGGTTTTACTCCTGAACAAAAAAAAGCAATTGAAGACTCAATTGTGGAAAATAACGTTGCAGGAATCATCTCGCCTAACTACTCAGTTGGTGTAAATGTATTTTTCAGGATTCTTAAGGAAGCTGCAAAATATCTTTCTGACACTGACATTGAGATCATAGAAGCTCACCATAATCAGAAAAAGGATGCTCCTAGTGGTACTGCAAAAGGTGCTGCCGAAGTTATCAGTGACGTTCTGGGTGGCAAGGATTATGTTTATGGCCGTGAGGGGCTTGCTCCACGCGGAAAAGAAATAGGTATACACGCTGTTCGCGGTGGGGATATTGTGGGTGATCATACAGTACTCTTTGCAGGTGACGGCGAAAGGATCGAAATAAAACATCAGGCCCATTCAAGACAGGCATTTGCAGGCGGTGCGGTAAAAGCAGCGGCATGGATTGGCAGTGCCGGACCTGGTATTTATACTATGCAGGATATTCTTGGCCTTTAA
- the dinB gene encoding DNA polymerase IV produces the protein MKNSSRERITLHLDMDSFYSSVEVRDRPELKGLPVVVGSDPKGGSGRGVVSTCSYEAREFGIHSGMPISKAYRLCPDAAYLQVNMKLYKDTSEKIMDVIRIFADKFQQVSVDEAYIDIGDSISDYESATLLAQKIKNEVKRLQGLTCSIGVAPNKVIAKIASDFNKPDGLTVVRPEDVQDFLFPLHVSKIPGIGKKTQPILQEMGIESVGQLASCDVQLLIARFGKFGVVMHQLANGIDMREVKEREEVKSISTEDTFDEDISDPGEIENSLAGLSEKVYTSLIKKRFRFRTVTLKVRFEDFRTYTRAKTLHAATTDKEAIRKTSLSLMEEFLGKGRFRLLGVGVTKLEKIDERQTCLSDFL, from the coding sequence ATGAAAAACTCATCCAGAGAACGAATAACACTACACCTTGACATGGATAGTTTCTACTCTTCTGTAGAAGTGAGAGATAGACCTGAACTTAAGGGGTTGCCTGTTGTTGTGGGCTCTGATCCAAAAGGCGGCAGTGGAAGAGGAGTTGTAAGCACATGTTCCTACGAGGCAAGGGAATTTGGAATACATTCCGGAATGCCCATATCAAAAGCCTACAGACTCTGCCCTGACGCAGCGTACCTTCAGGTCAATATGAAGCTTTACAAGGATACTTCTGAAAAGATAATGGATGTCATACGTATTTTCGCAGACAAATTCCAGCAGGTGAGCGTGGATGAGGCTTACATAGACATAGGGGATTCGATAAGTGATTATGAGTCTGCAACCCTGCTTGCACAAAAGATCAAAAATGAAGTGAAACGCTTACAGGGACTCACATGCTCCATAGGAGTTGCACCCAACAAGGTCATTGCAAAAATAGCATCTGATTTCAATAAACCCGATGGACTTACGGTCGTAAGACCTGAAGATGTTCAGGATTTTCTGTTTCCTCTGCACGTATCGAAGATACCGGGCATAGGAAAGAAGACACAACCCATTCTTCAGGAAATGGGAATCGAATCTGTGGGACAGCTTGCATCATGTGATGTTCAGCTCCTGATAGCACGTTTCGGAAAGTTCGGGGTAGTGATGCACCAGCTTGCAAACGGGATAGACATGCGCGAGGTAAAGGAACGCGAGGAAGTAAAATCCATCAGTACCGAGGATACTTTTGATGAAGACATATCAGACCCGGGAGAAATAGAAAACTCACTTGCCGGCCTTTCAGAGAAAGTCTATACATCACTCATCAAAAAGCGTTTCAGGTTCAGGACTGTGACCCTCAAGGTTCGTTTTGAAGATTTCAGAACATACACAAGGGCAAAGACATTACATGCGGCTACTACAGACAAAGAGGCGATTAGAAAAACATCTCTCAGTCTTATGGAAGAGTTTCTCGGAAAAGGCAGATTCCGATTACTTGGGGTTGGAGTTACCAAGCTTGAAAAAATTGATGAGAGACAGACATGTCTTAGTGATTTCCTGTAA
- the dapA gene encoding 4-hydroxy-tetrahydrodipicolinate synthase has translation MFEGVLPALVTPFSSDNSIDAESFRNIVNYVEEGGVSGVVVSGTTGESATLSTREHKELINLCVDCAKVPVMAGTGSNNTVEAVELTKHAADSGADGALIISPYYIKPNNAGLIAHFKKIAESADLPIVLYNVPSRTGQDMPLEVIIELSKVENIVAVKEASGNLGKVSQILEQTVDEDFEVLSGEDGLTLPILAMGGAGVISVVANIVPEMMVKLYDAVKASDLETARKLHFEMAPLIRELFTETNPIPVKRAVELIGLSSGAMRLPLAPLSEENSVELEKVLRSMGCIA, from the coding sequence ATGTTCGAAGGAGTTTTGCCTGCTCTTGTAACGCCATTCTCAAGTGACAATAGTATCGATGCAGAAAGTTTCAGAAATATTGTCAATTATGTTGAGGAAGGTGGCGTTTCCGGAGTTGTTGTCAGTGGCACGACCGGTGAATCTGCTACCCTGTCAACCAGGGAGCATAAAGAGCTGATCAACCTCTGTGTTGATTGTGCAAAGGTTCCCGTAATGGCCGGTACTGGTTCTAACAACACTGTTGAAGCAGTCGAACTCACCAAACATGCGGCAGACTCCGGAGCAGATGGTGCTCTTATCATATCCCCCTATTACATTAAGCCCAATAATGCAGGGCTGATTGCTCATTTTAAGAAAATAGCGGAATCTGCGGATCTCCCTATCGTATTATATAACGTACCTTCCAGAACAGGACAGGATATGCCTTTGGAAGTCATTATTGAGCTTTCAAAAGTAGAGAACATTGTAGCTGTAAAAGAGGCAAGTGGCAATCTTGGTAAAGTGTCACAGATACTTGAACAGACGGTTGATGAGGATTTTGAAGTTCTCTCCGGTGAGGACGGACTTACATTACCAATACTCGCTATGGGTGGAGCAGGTGTGATATCTGTTGTTGCTAACATTGTTCCTGAAATGATGGTTAAGCTATATGATGCTGTCAAAGCCAGCGATCTTGAAACTGCAAGAAAGCTTCACTTTGAGATGGCACCTCTGATCCGTGAATTGTTCACAGAGACTAACCCTATTCCTGTGAAGCGTGCCGTGGAACTTATCGGTTTATCAAGTGGAGCTATGAGACTCCCTCTTGCACCTCTCAGTGAAGAGAACAGCGTCGAACTTGAAAAGGTTCTTCGCAGTATGGGGTGTATTGCATGA